Genomic DNA from Prunus persica cultivar Lovell chromosome G1, Prunus_persica_NCBIv2, whole genome shotgun sequence:
aaaaaagagaaaaatattgttttgaaCTAACTAAACCTCCAGAGAACCAGATCTGTAGAACAAGCAAATACATTCATTAATAAGCTTATGCaatcatacatacatacatacaaatATACATATCTGTATACGTTTGGAGCTAGGGTTAGGAGGGACCTTGAAGGCAGGAGCGAGGCCGGCATGGGACTGGAGAGCCTGAGcctctgaagaagaagaatcaaAGCGAGGTGCGAGGAATCTGGGGGCACGAAGGCCACCGGCGCCTCCAGGTCTCAAGCTTATCACCGTCGGATCCGCCATCATAACTTGGCGCCGTTGATTTTTTCCGAATAGATAGGGGGAAGAGATTGCAGCCGTCCGATTGGGTAAAGAGAGAAAGGGGCGTTTGGTATCGTGGATAGGGTTAGGTTGTGTTTGCAGATAGAGACAgaggctctctctctctctctctctctttttttctctatacGTGTAGGCGTGCAATCTCCTCGCAGCAGCTGCAAAGAGAAGAGACGATAGAAACGCAAGCcctatttaaattaaaattgagaGAAACCTTCCGGTTGTCGTTTTAACTCTTAAATTTCCTGAAACGCTTATGAACCGAGGTAATATAATTTCtgactgaaaaaataaaatataacctacatttgtttaaatttgtaaaaataaataataaaatttaaaacttattTACAGAATaatcaaaaggaaaattaaaatctactcttattttgttaagcatatctttctttctttggttaaaaaaacttttatttgGTTTAAACCTCTTCTtggtaaattaaaaaaattccaaaataactttctttcttttttttttctttcgtaTTTTGGTGAGATGTGTTTACCTAATTGAGTCATTGCAATTACTTTTCAACTTTTCCTTTCCCTTTATAGGAAGAAATGTGCAtccattttcatatatatatatatatatatagtattaatacaattaatatttaaacatttaaataatattttagccttatttaattactttaatgattaattatgtttttattattaatttttagtgattaattagtatttaaatatttataaattacttaataattaataattattattttttaattgtttgtggaattttattttcttcaggGACAAAATAGATAATTACTTAATATTTTTAagtaagtaatatcttagtcttatttaattaataattttagttattatttcttgagtgaataatttaattagtttcataaattacttaataaatagcaatgaattattttgcggacttaatttttttaaaatttccaataaaattagtttaagtactccaaaaaaaaaaattgtattccAATAATGGATTTTACCTTCTAACCCATAAATTCAAGTGCCGAACCAAAAACCTTACCTTCCAAACTTGTTTCAAATCCATTTTCAAGCATCAAATCCTAACTATAAGCCTATTCTAGGGCACTTATAACTTGACTAGGCTTGGATACTCACGTAACTCAACCTTAATTTTTTCTAGAGGCGGTTCTTAGGGTGTGCAAGGTGAGCACAAGCACAAGGCCCCACAAATATTATATTGCTGTATTAAAAGTTATTCTATTGaggttatttataataatcaGATTGAGGTTAGTATAATATACTAATATTACATATACTACATAAAATTTGCCATTAACTTtgcagaccaaaaaaaaatatttccataCTAGacacattaaaaaaacaaaaaccaaaactttgcatacataatatattaatgtaaTATATAACATAGCCAAACCCTTATATAGCATAcaagtttatttttctttcccccCAACTGTCATACGCCATGTAGTTAGGGGCAGAACCACTTAGGGACTAGTGTGGTCTGCTCGccaatttttatataaaatattgtatATTAATATCTTTTATGAtacttcaaatatttttagggttttctcttcaagtttacatttaaaaaaaaaaaaatgttttagatcaattttctaaaaatttagtatacatattattattttttacacaAGTCCTTCCTTCAAATCTAATAGTCAGATTCACCAATTTCTCTAGATTTGTGACTATTTATTCTCTTATTCtccatataatatattatcaagtttcaatttattttttttgccaaattaTCACGTTTCAATTGGGTTGGCTCACTTAATTAAGATTGTTgatccttctctttttttatttattgttttctcttcGCCTATAGGGTTTgggaaattttgaattattctCTATTGAGTTCAATGGATCTTTCAACTCATTTGTAgattaccaaaagaaaaaaagtgtaaaGATTTCATCACATATGTATTATGTATGATGTTTTGGCCTTTTTGGTTAATTTGGAATGTATTGTgagttggaattttttttataaatattttgtaagaGGCCCTTCACACATGAAATCCTTGCTCCGTCACTGCATGTAGCCTTCTGTTGCAAGTTTCATGAATCAAgctcaattctctctctcagatTCTTAAAGTTTTCACTCATTTTTTTCTAAATgataattgaagaaaattcCCAAATCAATAAGTCCATCCTCGTATGACCaagacaaatttttttttaaatttttttttattaaaagcgatagtaattttattgataacacACATAAAAGTACAGAGTAGCCGCAATGCCAAATATGAGTACAACATCTCCAGTtaccaaacataaaaataaattggtttgaTCTGGAGAGAATTACGCATGccaaaaaaacttaaaaactcCAATTCGGCAGACAAGAAGCACCTGTACTTAGAGTACAATACAGATCCACCGCGCAACGGCAGTAACGGCAAATCCGTATCGGAAAGTCGAACACTAAATACAAACATCAGCGAACTTCTATTGAGTTTCTGAGAATTATTAGActaaaaaaacacagaaacaaGGACACTACACCACTTCCTATCCAACAAACCAAAGAGACTCGTAGCACCAACATGGCTAAACCTCTTATTTTGCACAGGCAAAATTCGATCCCACACAAACCAGCAACAATCACTTTTTCAACTCCAAACATTGAATTGGAGCAAATTCCAACAAAATCATAGCATCTACGGTGGATTGCAATACTTGcttcaaaaacacaacgaaaacCAAAGAGAAAAGCTGGGTCGACAGCACCACACCGTAACCATCCAGTGACACAAGACACATCCAAGAACAACAAAAGTCACCAAGGACCtacaacaaaaaacacacaaacaaacaaacaaaagacaagATCCAGATAAATCTTGGAGAGGAcccaaaatccaaacaaaTATGGGGAGAGAATATGAGAGGGGAAGAAAACtaggaaaagagaaagggagatGAGGAGAGGAAGATGGAAGATGGAGAAGCCGCCCACCCCCAGAGGGGGCGGCGGCTACAGTGCAAACTCACAGTTTCACCTTCAGAAAGATAATTAAGGGTGTAATATTATAGTTTAAATTTTGATAGTATGGTTATTGATCCAAGAAAATTCATTAAGTAATTATCGaaggatttttatttaatgtgaTTGgcttttggtgagttttagtTGTAAATTTGCTATCAATGATTCAATATATATGGTCCCAATTCTAATTCTTTTGTTAAAGATTTTGTTTTAAGAGGCTCCATTACTCATTTTGCATACTgcttttaaaatttcagaGCCGCCTCTAGGTTTTACgattagggttttgatcttAGGGGTTAGTACGATGTAATCGAACCTAAACCTAGTTAGTTGAGTATGTCTTGAGATAGATTTTAACAAatggtttgttgttgtaatcccaacaaaatttcgttgaaaaatatatatcgtGACATATATTTGCTCGGCTCGTTAAAGTTTGTCGAAATACAAAAAGTTTGACAAGATAGGCATATCCCGACAAAATTTAGCCACACATATCTAAGTTAGGTCCGATTTCGTCATACCAACCCAAAATTGAGATCAAAACTTTAATTGTAAAGCCCTATTAAACAAGCAAGAAAAAAGCAGACAAAACACAAACATAACCCTGatctaaaaaaaagaaaaaaaaagaaaaaacacaaacaccaCGTGTGAGCACACCTTCCACAAGAGAGCTTCTCTGTATACGGAGTCCAGAGATTTCAGCATATTCAAACATTCAGCCCAACCAGCTATTTATTTGGAAGAGCTCGTCAACTCCCAATTCCAAATTTCCAAACGAGCTCCAAGTCCCCAACCAGACAAATATGGCTTCCATGCCTTTCTCTGCAACTTTTTCAACCCCTCTACACGGttattctcaaacaaaaacaacaagaagctcAAATTCTTCAGCTTCATGCCCTTCCATGGCTTTCTGGGCCCCCTCCGTCAAATCTTCACTTGGGTCATCTAAATCAGCAATTTTCCAGAACGGGTTCTCTTTGCAATCACCGAGTTTTAATGGGGTTTTCTTCAAAGCTCGGTCTTTGGGTGTTTATGCAAGAGCAGCTACAGAGAAAACTCTTTATGATTTCAGTGTCAAGGTATATCGTATATGTTCCTGAAAGAATTtacttttttctccttttccttAATAGGCAGAATACCATTTGGATGTGACTGGGAAAAGAACCAAACTTGTAGCTCAATTTTTTATGTGGATGACAAAAATTGGTATCAATTTGATATTTATGAAGTcaataagtttatttttatgtagGATATTGACGGAAAGGATGTTCCTCTTAGCAAATTCAAGGGGAAGGTTCTTCTGATTGTGAACGTGGCTTCAAAATGGTATTGGGAAGTCCTTTGGATATTTGTCTCTGAGCTGAacttttgtaatatatttgtcaaattgaattttacgAAAGGCCTCTGTGGAAGTTTGAGATGCTTgtgaattaataaaaaatatttgtttgtataTCAGTGGATTGACTTCTTCAAATTACTCAGAACTGTCACACTTGTATGAAAAGTACAAAACTCAAGGTATGCTCCATCTCGGGAAATTCCTATTGATTCTTTTCAATAATAGTTTTTTCGCCACAAAAATGTGCATTAGATTGAATTTATACATTCTGAAATCCTTTGGATAGTCCTGCCAATTACATCCATAAAGGCAGTGCTTTTTTCTTGTTACACAAGTCACCTTCTTTTTGGTTGGTCAGGGTGAACATTAGAGTCAGGTGGTAATAGTTGCTGTCTATGTAGGATTTGAGATTCTAGCTTTCCCTTGCAATCAGTTTGGGGGCCAAGAGCCTGGATCAAACCCGGAAATCAAGCAGTTTGCTTGTACAAGGTTTAAAGCTGAATTCCCCATTTTTGACAAGGTGTGAGGTTCAGCCGCATGTCTTCCTTccattactttattttttcttttcatatatttttttacgGAGATGGTTTCAAGTACTACAAGTGCATAACAGGTTGATGTCAACGGTCCCAGCACAGCTCCGGTTTACCAGTTTCTGAAATCAAGTGCAGGAGGTTTTCTAGGTGACCTTGTCAAGTGGAATTTTGAGAAGTTTTTGGTGGACAAGAATGGTAAAGTTGTTGAGAGATACCCACCAACAACATCACCTTTTCAAATTGAGGTATGCTTTTCCTTGTTTCATTCGGTTTTATAATTTGTAAATTCAATGATACCTGGGTATTGATTGGATCATCTATAAGTTAGTAAGGTGTGCGACAAGCCTTCACAAAAGGAGAACCTTAGggcccgtttgataaccatttcagttttagtttttagttttcattttttgtgctagagtatagaggaaaatgagagtgagaatgggagtgaggatgagattgagagagaggatgagtgGGGGAGGATGAgagggaggagtaacaaaaatgaaaacaaaatcttgaaagtgaaaacaatttgaaatagatttcagtttttagttttagttttcacttttgttacttctCCCTCCCATCCTCTCCTCTCATCTTCCCTCCCAATCCCAATCCCATCTccactctcactctcacttccattctccctctttttgATGATTTGGTGGTCAAGTAAGACTAAAGTTATgctcttatttttatgaattgaaatagttttaaaattcCCCTTTCCAATAACTgctccatttttgttttgataaaatatgaagCCTATTCGAAGTTAAAGGCTAATAGTTTTGTTTAACCACAGATGCTAATTGGAACGTTCCTATAAATCTCCTGAGATACTCTCTTGTAGTTGTTTCTTTGAGCCTGTTTGCTGAGTTTGCTGCTTGTAACTTTTTAGTTTGCAGTCTGTGCTGCTGTTGCAGCTTTCtttggatttaaaaaaaaaaattcattcataCCAAAACGAAGAGGTTAGTTTAGTAACATAGGTATAAAGGCAACTAACAAAAAGATTGAATCAGCTCTGAAACTTAATATTAGCTATCGAAATAACGTGTGCATTTTCTGCTTAATGTGTCTCTGAGTTAAAATAGCGTTGCAACTTGAGCATCATAATCTGAACCGAAAATATAAGAGTATTTCCTCCTTACCAGCTGCATCCTGTCATGTGAGCAACTGTAGAAGTAACTGTTCTCAGTCTCGCTGTTTTGCTGGTCTGATTCTTTgtctatacaatttttttcagaGGGATATCCAGAAACTGGTGGCAGCTTGAGGAGAAGAGCTACACAACATGCACGGCGGCGCCCAGTTAAGGGAGGATGGAGGAGCATACGTGGAAATCCTTGTATATGGCGTTTTAGTTAATAGCTTTTACATATCTGTCTTATTAGTagagttttattttcttgttttggggGGTAATGGACGCACTCCTTGTTGGTTTCAGTTGttctttttcatatatatatttatcataATTTGCATTGATACAAATCTAGTCATGTCTAGCAGCCATATTTTGTCAATTTGTCTCACCATTCAATTTCAGCCTATATTCTAATTGGCTAAAATGGTTTGAAATGCgataaaattctaatttttaatCCGTCAACCTATTCTCTCACGCCAAATTTTTAGCCCAAGTTTTTTGGTACAAGTTGAAACGATCCTCACTTTTGGTGCATTTGTTGCAAAATGTTCATTGATAGATGAACAATTTAACTATATGTGAACGTATTGGCTTCTGTCTTTATACTAGTTTGAAGTACTTTGCTTGCAGATGCTGTTATCTTTGAGCTCTCTGTTTATTCATATAATATTGCCTCTGAAGATTTTAGCATTAAGTTGCATTGTCCGACTTGTATTCTGAAGACATATTATATTGAATTAATCCATCCAAGTTCCAACCCTGCGTTTTCTTTAATACTTCATGAACTGTCATCAATTAACAAACCattaaaaatacacaaaagatGGAACTGACCCTCCtagactttttcttctttgagcCTCCAAATCTTTTACCTCCTCTACTTCCCCAGATCCATGCTCTCCATGGATCCCTCTCAAGAAACCAATATCATTGATCAAGCTACTTCAGACCAAAAAGAtgatgatcatcatcatcgcCATTCAAACTCCACGAACCCATTTGCTCAAATGATCCAGCAACCCTTCCAATGGCTCCAAATGCTCTCTTCAGAACTCGACCCAACTTTTGTCTTGGGTGTGGTCATCGTCTATGGCCTCAGCCAAGGATTTTCAGGCTCTTATTTCAGAGTGGTCGCAGACTTCTACTGGAAAGATGTCCGGAAAGTCCAACCCTCAGTTGTGCAGCTCTACATAGGCTTGTACTACATCCCATGGGTCATGAAGCCCATTTGGGGCATATTGACTGACGTTTTTCCAGTTCAAGGCTATAGAAGACGACC
This window encodes:
- the LOC18793339 gene encoding phospholipid hydroperoxide glutathione peroxidase 1, chloroplastic — protein: MASMPFSATFSTPLHGYSQTKTTRSSNSSASCPSMAFWAPSVKSSLGSSKSAIFQNGFSLQSPSFNGVFFKARSLGVYARAATEKTLYDFSVKDIDGKDVPLSKFKGKVLLIVNVASKCGLTSSNYSELSHLYEKYKTQGFEILAFPCNQFGGQEPGSNPEIKQFACTRFKAEFPIFDKVDVNGPSTAPVYQFLKSSAGGFLGDLVKWNFEKFLVDKNGKVVERYPPTTSPFQIERDIQKLVAA